In a single window of the Thermoanaerobacterium sp. PSU-2 genome:
- the rplS gene encoding 50S ribosomal protein L19 — MNLVDIVEREQLREVPEFNVGDTVRVHYKVIEGDKERIQVFEGVVIKRSGGSLRENFTVRRISYGVGVERTFPLHSPRIEKIEVVRKGRVRRAKLYYVRKRVGKAAKIQEKK; from the coding sequence ATGAATCTAGTTGATATTGTAGAAAGAGAACAATTGAGAGAAGTACCTGAATTTAATGTTGGTGATACTGTAAGAGTACATTATAAAGTTATCGAAGGTGACAAAGAAAGAATTCAGGTTTTTGAAGGTGTTGTTATAAAAAGAAGTGGTGGTTCATTAAGAGAAAACTTTACCGTAAGGCGTATTTCTTATGGTGTTGGAGTAGAAAGGACTTTCCCACTTCACTCACCTAGGATTGAAAAGATAGAAGTAGTAAGAAAAGGTAGAGTTAGAAGAGCTAAACTCTATTATGTTAGGAAAAGAGTTGGCAAAGCTGCTAAAATTCAAGAGAAGAAATAA
- the trmD gene encoding tRNA (guanosine(37)-N1)-methyltransferase TrmD, producing MVFNVLTIFPDMFEGILRNSILKRAIERELIKVNLVNIRDYSKDKHKKTDDYPYGGGYGMVMMVQPIYDAINAVKSSKDMPVFYMGPKGKRFDQKKAIELSKYDEIIILCGHYEGIDERAYSLIDEEISIGDFILTGGEIAAMAVIDSVSRLIHGVLPQDESFIDESFYCGLLEYPQYTRPEIFNGMEVPKVLLSGNHAEIAKWRRQKSLETTLNLRPDLLDRKYLSEQDIEYLKELGYSDI from the coding sequence GTGGTTTTTAATGTTTTAACGATTTTTCCTGATATGTTTGAAGGTATACTCAGAAATAGCATTCTAAAAAGGGCAATCGAGAGAGAATTGATAAAAGTAAATTTGGTAAATATCAGGGATTATTCGAAAGACAAACATAAGAAAACCGATGATTATCCATATGGTGGCGGGTATGGCATGGTAATGATGGTTCAGCCAATATACGATGCAATTAATGCAGTCAAGTCATCTAAAGATATGCCAGTTTTTTATATGGGTCCTAAAGGGAAAAGATTCGATCAAAAAAAAGCAATAGAGCTATCAAAATACGACGAAATAATCATTTTATGTGGACATTACGAGGGAATCGACGAAAGAGCGTATTCACTGATAGATGAGGAGATATCAATAGGTGATTTTATCTTGACAGGCGGCGAAATCGCTGCGATGGCAGTCATAGATTCTGTGTCAAGGTTGATACATGGTGTTTTGCCGCAAGATGAAAGTTTTATAGATGAATCTTTTTATTGTGGTTTATTAGAATATCCTCAATATACAAGGCCTGAAATATTTAATGGGATGGAAGTCCCGAAAGTGTTACTGTCTGGAAACCATGCAGAGATTGCTAAGTGGAGAAGGCAGAAATCATTAGAGACTACGCTTAATTTACGCCCAGATCTTTTGGATAGAAAATATCTATCAGAACAAGATATTGAATATCTTAAAGAGTTAGGTTATTCGGATATTTGA
- the rimM gene encoding ribosome maturation factor RimM (Essential for efficient processing of 16S rRNA) — protein MDDYLSVGKITSAYGVNGEVKVYPLTDHLDRFYDLDYVYIFDDDKRVQYQIESVRFIKNLVLIKFYEVNDRNEAEKLKNKFIKITMDDAVELEEDEYFIKDLIDMKVYTDDKRELGVLKDVLKTGANDVYVVKTDERDILIPAIKDVIKDVDVNGKKMIVHLLEGL, from the coding sequence ATGGATGATTATTTATCCGTAGGCAAAATTACATCTGCATACGGTGTAAACGGCGAAGTCAAGGTATATCCGCTTACAGATCATTTAGATAGATTTTATGATCTTGATTATGTGTATATTTTTGATGATGACAAAAGGGTTCAATATCAAATTGAATCAGTAAGATTTATTAAGAATCTTGTTTTGATAAAATTTTATGAAGTAAATGACAGAAATGAGGCGGAGAAGCTTAAAAACAAATTTATAAAAATAACGATGGATGATGCTGTAGAGTTAGAAGAAGACGAGTATTTTATTAAAGATTTGATAGATATGAAAGTTTACACTGATGACAAAAGAGAGTTGGGTGTATTAAAGGACGTGTTAAAAACTGGTGCTAATGATGTGTATGTAGTAAAAACAGATGAGAGGGATATATTGATACCTGCCATTAAAGATGTGATTAAAGATGTGGATGTAAATGGCAAAAAAATGATAGTCCATCTTTTGGAGGGGCTATAG
- a CDS encoding KH domain-containing protein, with protein MGELVKFIAKSLVDNPDAVQINEIEGEQSIIIELKVAPEDMGKVIGKQGRIAKAIRTVVKAAATKEKKRVIVEII; from the coding sequence ATGGGTGAATTAGTTAAGTTCATTGCGAAATCTCTTGTTGACAACCCTGATGCAGTTCAAATTAATGAAATTGAAGGTGAGCAGTCAATTATAATAGAGCTTAAGGTTGCTCCAGAAGATATGGGAAAAGTTATAGGTAAACAAGGTAGGATAGCAAAAGCTATAAGAACTGTTGTTAAGGCTGCTGCGACCAAAGAGAAAAAACGTGTCATCGTAGAAATAATTTAG